In Streptomyces sp. NBC_00569, a single genomic region encodes these proteins:
- a CDS encoding methionine ABC transporter ATP-binding protein codes for MITTQGLTKVYRSSGREVTALDGVDLHVREGEVYGVIGQSGAGKSSLIRCVNLLERPTSGTVTVAGQDLTALVGRGSRAGKELREARSRIGMVFQHFNLLSSRTVQDNIELPLEILGKSGKERSRKALELLDLVGLADKAKAYPAQLSGGQKQRVGIARALAGDPKVLLSDEATSALDPETTRSILQLLRDLNQQLGLTVLLITHEMDVVKTVCDSAALMERGQIVESGTVGELLATPGSELAAALFPVSGDASGADRTVIDVTFHGESTTQPVISQLSRTYNIDISILGAAMDTVAGKQVGRMRIELPGRFDENVVPIGFLREQGLQVEIQGHEPVLLKEGVTK; via the coding sequence GTGATCACCACCCAGGGCCTCACCAAGGTCTACCGCTCGAGCGGTCGAGAGGTCACCGCCCTCGACGGCGTCGATCTGCACGTCCGCGAGGGCGAGGTGTACGGCGTCATCGGCCAGTCCGGCGCCGGCAAGTCCTCCCTCATCCGCTGCGTCAACCTCCTGGAGCGTCCCACCTCCGGCACCGTGACGGTCGCCGGACAGGACCTCACCGCCCTCGTCGGCCGCGGCTCCCGCGCCGGCAAGGAGCTGCGCGAGGCACGCAGCCGTATCGGCATGGTCTTCCAGCACTTCAACCTGCTGTCCTCGCGCACGGTCCAGGACAACATCGAGCTGCCGCTCGAGATCCTCGGCAAGTCGGGCAAGGAACGCTCCCGCAAGGCGCTGGAGCTCCTCGACCTGGTCGGGCTCGCCGACAAGGCCAAGGCCTACCCGGCCCAGCTCTCCGGCGGCCAGAAGCAGCGCGTCGGCATCGCCCGCGCCCTGGCCGGCGACCCGAAGGTGCTGCTCTCCGACGAGGCCACCAGCGCCCTCGACCCCGAGACCACCCGCTCGATTCTCCAGCTCCTGCGCGACCTCAACCAGCAGCTCGGCCTGACCGTCCTGCTCATCACGCACGAGATGGACGTCGTCAAGACGGTCTGCGACTCCGCCGCCCTCATGGAGCGCGGACAGATCGTCGAGTCCGGCACGGTCGGCGAGCTGCTCGCGACGCCCGGCTCCGAGCTCGCCGCCGCGCTCTTCCCGGTCAGCGGTGACGCCTCCGGCGCGGACCGCACGGTCATCGACGTCACCTTCCACGGGGAGTCGACGACCCAGCCGGTCATCTCGCAGCTGTCGCGCACCTACAACATCGACATCTCGATCCTCGGCGCCGCGATGGACACCGTCGCGGGCAAGCAGGTCGGCCGCATGCGCATCGAGCTGCCCGGCCGATTCGACGAGAACGTCGTGCCGATCGGGTTCCTGCGCGAGCAGGGCCTCCAGGTCGAGATCCAGGGTCACGAGCCCGTACTGCTGAAGGAAGGTGTCACCAAGTGA
- a CDS encoding methionine ABC transporter permease: MTWSEMQPLLSQACWDTLYMVGWSTLIAVVVGLPLGVLLVLTDRGGLLQNAVVNKVIGQIVNIVRSMPFLILMVALMGFTRWIVGTTIGREAAIVPLAIGAIPFFARLVETSVREVDGGLVEAVQSMGGNTWTVVRKVLVPESLPSLISATTTTIIAIIGYSAMAGTVGAGGLGDLAIRYGYQRFEAELMWIIVAILAVVIALIQFAGDSGARVLHRRSGKGGEPLRFRAFAGLLGGVATAEATPAKTR, from the coding sequence GTGACCTGGTCGGAGATGCAGCCGCTGCTGTCCCAGGCGTGTTGGGACACCCTCTACATGGTCGGCTGGTCCACGCTGATCGCGGTCGTGGTGGGCCTGCCCCTCGGCGTCCTGCTGGTCCTCACGGACCGCGGCGGCCTGCTGCAGAACGCCGTGGTGAACAAGGTCATCGGGCAGATCGTGAACATCGTCCGCTCGATGCCGTTCCTCATCCTGATGGTCGCCCTGATGGGCTTCACGCGCTGGATCGTCGGCACCACCATCGGCCGCGAGGCCGCCATCGTGCCGCTCGCCATCGGCGCCATCCCGTTCTTCGCGCGACTCGTCGAGACCTCCGTGCGCGAGGTCGACGGCGGTCTGGTCGAGGCCGTGCAGTCGATGGGCGGCAACACCTGGACCGTGGTCCGCAAGGTCCTCGTGCCGGAGTCGCTGCCGTCGCTGATCTCGGCCACCACCACGACGATCATCGCGATCATCGGCTACTCCGCGATGGCCGGCACGGTCGGCGCGGGCGGCCTCGGCGACCTCGCGATCCGCTACGGCTACCAGCGCTTCGAGGCCGAGCTGATGTGGATCATCGTGGCGATCCTCGCCGTCGTGATCGCACTGATCCAGTTCGCCGGCGACAGCGGAGCCCGCGTCCTGCACCGCCGGAGCGGCAAGGGCGGCGAACCGCTCCGCTTCCGCGCCTTCGCCGGTCTGCTGGGCGGTGTCGCCACCGCGGAGGCCACCCCGGCCAAGACCCGCTGA
- a CDS encoding MetQ/NlpA family ABC transporter substrate-binding protein, translating into MRNTTKITAAVLATGALTLGLTACGSDKGDTKAKASDPLVVAATPVPHAEILEYVKAHLAKKAGLNLEVKEFTDYVTPNTATEDGSVDANYFQTQPYLEDFNKKNATHLESVATVHLEPLGLYSQKAKALGDLKKGGTIALPNDADNESRALRFLAANKLITLKSGSEATATPQDIAKNPKDLQFKEVEAAQTPRSLQDVDAAVINGNYAIGAHLNPAKDSLALESTKNNAYNNVLAVKKGNEDDPRVKKLAKLLTSPEVKKFIEDKYKGSVLPSF; encoded by the coding sequence GTGCGTAACACCACCAAGATCACCGCTGCTGTCCTCGCCACCGGCGCCCTCACCCTGGGCCTGACCGCCTGCGGCTCCGACAAGGGCGACACCAAGGCCAAGGCCTCCGACCCGCTCGTCGTCGCGGCGACCCCCGTCCCGCACGCCGAGATCCTCGAGTACGTGAAGGCCCACCTGGCGAAGAAGGCCGGCCTCAACCTCGAGGTCAAGGAGTTCACCGACTACGTCACGCCGAACACGGCGACCGAGGACGGGTCCGTGGACGCCAACTACTTCCAGACCCAGCCGTACCTGGAAGACTTCAACAAGAAGAACGCCACGCACCTCGAGTCCGTCGCCACGGTCCACCTCGAGCCGCTCGGCCTCTACTCCCAGAAGGCCAAGGCGCTCGGCGACCTGAAGAAGGGCGGCACCATCGCCCTCCCGAACGACGCCGACAACGAGAGCCGCGCCCTGCGCTTCCTCGCCGCCAACAAGCTCATCACGCTCAAGAGCGGCTCCGAGGCCACCGCGACCCCGCAGGACATCGCGAAGAACCCGAAGGACCTCCAGTTCAAGGAGGTCGAGGCGGCCCAGACCCCGCGCTCCCTGCAGGACGTCGACGCCGCGGTGATCAACGGCAACTACGCGATCGGTGCCCACCTCAACCCCGCCAAGGACTCCCTCGCCCTGGAGTCCACGAAGAACAACGCGTACAACAACGTCCTCGCCGTGAAGAAGGGCAACGAGGACGACCCGCGCGTCAAGAAGCTCGCGAAGCTGCTGACGTCGCCCGAGGTGAAGAAGTTCATCGAGGACAAGTACAAGGGCTCCGTGCTCCCCTCCTTCTGA
- a CDS encoding MetQ/NlpA family ABC transporter substrate-binding protein has product MRAVTIPAAVIAGALALGLTACGSGDPGSGSGDRSGKLVVGATPTPAGEVLAYVQQHLAKKAGLDLEIKEFTDYVLPDTALQDGTLDANLYQHKPYLDDFNKSKGTTLSAVAEVYLPPMGVYSEKTDDVTGLRHGATVALPNDTTNEGRALELLASKGVIGLKKGAGANASPQDIASNPKKLVFKELEPAQLPRSLGDVDAAVINNNYALDANLSPEKDAILVESVKGNPYNNVLAVKQGNEDDPRVKKLAGLLTSPEVKRFIEDTYKGSVLPVAAG; this is encoded by the coding sequence ATGCGCGCCGTCACGATCCCCGCAGCCGTCATCGCCGGAGCCCTCGCGCTCGGCCTGACGGCCTGCGGGTCCGGCGACCCGGGGTCCGGCTCCGGCGACAGGAGCGGCAAGCTCGTCGTCGGCGCCACCCCGACGCCGGCCGGTGAAGTCCTCGCGTACGTACAGCAGCACCTGGCGAAGAAGGCCGGACTCGACCTGGAGATCAAGGAGTTCACGGACTACGTCCTGCCGGACACCGCCCTCCAGGACGGCACCCTCGACGCCAACCTGTACCAGCACAAGCCCTACCTGGACGACTTCAACAAGTCCAAGGGCACCACCCTGAGCGCGGTGGCCGAGGTGTACCTGCCGCCCATGGGCGTCTACTCCGAGAAGACCGACGACGTCACCGGCCTCCGTCACGGGGCGACCGTGGCACTGCCGAACGACACCACCAACGAGGGCAGGGCGCTCGAACTCCTGGCCTCCAAGGGCGTCATCGGGCTCAAGAAGGGCGCAGGCGCGAACGCGAGCCCGCAGGACATCGCGTCCAACCCGAAGAAGCTCGTCTTCAAGGAGCTCGAACCGGCCCAGCTGCCCCGCTCGTTGGGGGACGTCGACGCGGCGGTCATCAACAACAACTACGCGCTCGACGCGAACCTGAGCCCCGAGAAGGACGCCATTCTCGTGGAGTCCGTGAAGGGCAACCCGTACAACAACGTCCTCGCCGTCAAGCAGGGCAACGAGGACGACCCCCGGGTCAAGAAGCTTGCCGGGCTGCTGACTTCGCCCGAGGTGAAGAGGTTCATCGAGGACACGTACAAGGGCTCGGTGCTTCCGGTCGCCGCCGGCTGA
- a CDS encoding GNAT family N-acetyltransferase — protein MTTGTRGFPDISISTERLVLRALEEDDAPALAEMMNDEMVAAWTSVPQPFGEDQARTWITRYAPTERIAGRGLDLAVTEFLTQRLVGIVQLGKTNWHVGSTELSYIIAPWARGEGYASEAALATARWLFREQGLERLELRTAADNTASQQVAQKIGCISEGVLRNACIARTRTEDGGWEDLRTDFIVWSLLPEDLDGVSDEFAETGGYTTFPDWN, from the coding sequence ATGACGACTGGTACTCGGGGCTTCCCGGACATCTCCATCAGCACGGAGCGGCTGGTCCTGCGTGCCCTCGAGGAGGACGACGCCCCCGCCCTCGCCGAGATGATGAACGACGAGATGGTCGCCGCCTGGACGTCGGTGCCCCAGCCCTTCGGTGAGGACCAGGCCCGCACCTGGATCACCCGGTACGCCCCCACCGAGCGCATCGCGGGCCGCGGCCTCGACCTGGCCGTCACCGAGTTCCTCACCCAGCGCCTGGTCGGGATCGTCCAGCTCGGCAAGACGAACTGGCACGTGGGCTCCACCGAGCTGTCGTACATCATCGCGCCCTGGGCCCGCGGCGAGGGCTACGCGTCCGAGGCGGCGCTCGCCACCGCCCGCTGGCTCTTCCGCGAGCAGGGCCTGGAGCGCCTGGAGCTGCGCACCGCGGCCGACAACACCGCCTCCCAGCAGGTCGCCCAGAAGATCGGCTGCATCAGCGAGGGCGTCCTGCGCAACGCGTGCATAGCGCGTACCCGTACCGAGGACGGCGGCTGGGAGGACCTGCGGACCGACTTCATCGTGTGGAGCCTGCTGCCCGAGGACCTCGACGGCGTCTCCGACGAGTTCGCCGAGACCGGCGGATACACGACCTTTCCGGACTGGAACTGA
- the cbiE gene encoding precorrin-6y C5,15-methyltransferase (decarboxylating) subunit CbiE, whose protein sequence is MADRVTVIGWDGSPLTAAARSALGAATLVAGAGHHLALPELPGRAERIRLGSVSLAARRIAAHRGTAVVLADGDPGFFGVVRTLRAPEFGLEVEVVPAVSSVAQAFARAGMPWDDAQVVVAQRRTLRRAVNVCRAHPKVAVLTSPGAGPAELGLLLEGVHRTFVICEELGTDREQVTVVTSDNAADHTWRDPNVVIVIGGPTAPSDDSAWLAGGAPSATPRGWALPAAEYGGRLGEGETEPLRAAQLARTGPRVGDLVWDIGCGNGAFTAEAARFGAAVIAVDRDADACARTLATARRFGVQPQIVHGTAPHILEDLPEPDVVRIGGGGAAVVSAVADRRPRRIVTHAATRDAAELIGRDLTEHGYRVECSLLQSVELDTRAWTEKERTVGFLLSGELPDRNP, encoded by the coding sequence ATGGCCGACCGGGTCACGGTGATCGGCTGGGACGGCTCGCCCCTGACCGCGGCGGCACGCTCCGCCCTCGGTGCCGCCACCCTCGTGGCGGGCGCGGGCCACCACCTCGCCCTTCCCGAGCTCCCGGGCCGCGCCGAGCGGATCAGGCTCGGCAGTGTGTCGCTCGCCGCCCGCCGCATCGCCGCCCACCGCGGCACCGCCGTCGTCCTCGCCGACGGAGACCCCGGCTTCTTCGGAGTCGTACGCACTCTGCGCGCGCCCGAGTTCGGCCTCGAGGTCGAAGTGGTCCCCGCCGTCTCCTCCGTGGCCCAGGCCTTCGCCCGCGCCGGCATGCCCTGGGATGACGCCCAGGTCGTCGTCGCCCAACGCCGCACCCTGCGCCGCGCCGTCAACGTCTGCCGCGCCCACCCCAAGGTCGCCGTCCTCACCTCGCCCGGAGCGGGCCCCGCCGAACTCGGACTGCTCCTCGAAGGCGTCCACCGCACCTTCGTCATCTGCGAGGAGCTCGGCACCGACCGCGAGCAGGTCACCGTTGTGACCAGCGACAATGCCGCCGACCACACCTGGCGCGACCCGAACGTCGTCATCGTCATCGGCGGCCCGACCGCCCCGTCCGACGACAGCGCCTGGCTCGCCGGCGGCGCCCCTTCGGCCACCCCGCGCGGCTGGGCACTGCCCGCCGCCGAGTACGGCGGCCGCCTCGGCGAGGGCGAGACCGAGCCCCTGCGCGCCGCCCAACTCGCCCGCACCGGGCCGCGCGTGGGCGACCTCGTCTGGGACATCGGCTGCGGCAACGGAGCCTTCACCGCGGAGGCCGCCCGCTTCGGCGCCGCCGTCATCGCCGTCGACCGGGACGCCGACGCCTGCGCCCGCACGCTCGCCACCGCCCGCCGCTTCGGCGTGCAGCCGCAGATCGTGCACGGCACGGCGCCCCACATCCTCGAAGACCTGCCCGAACCCGATGTCGTACGCATCGGGGGCGGGGGAGCGGCCGTCGTCTCCGCCGTCGCGGACCGCCGTCCCCGACGCATCGTGACGCACGCCGCGACACGCGATGCCGCCGAACTCATCGGCCGGGACCTGACGGAGCACGGCTACCGGGTCGAGTGTTCGCTCCTGCAGTCCGTCGAGCTGGACACTCGCGCCTGGACCGAGAAGGAGCGGACCGTGGGGTTCCTGCTCTCCGGGGAGTTGCCCGACCGCAACCCGTGA
- the cobT gene encoding nicotinate-nucleotide--dimethylbenzimidazole phosphoribosyltransferase: MTDTGQVPGEGLPENAGTVEQPGVPAPGAYTFLDPSETPTEDDDLLLMPGSQGAWGEPQAAPMPAPHEPGPHETAGRDSGQVDLNGVRVPGPSPAPHPGPARRPLHMGPPVPDGTGSPVRSLADRGPAHTPPNPMPVRQAGPPTTEPEYLDIPRDETGAPAPQLGEIPPQGAAPWGVQEPQQDFEAPTAEVAQELAPEAAAETVVPDATPVAPAAPTQQTVGDAPVFAPAPQQAQDLQDPHAAQAEQPAEATVAPEFAVPEEVPVYAAAPDAVLFAEEQAAPAEYAVDYSSAPNGVQFAPVGQGPESAQFAVQPEPVAAYAGHQQMAAHPGELPVDPHSGQFAMAPEAVQGRHFPQAPSEGPADQAAQPLGQFVPVEGTIPTTPHLAPTPPQHMVVPPLPEPAAESPEQAAPAAPAPVLIDEALETPDADQVPQAQEAHEVHVVPETHDAHAVDDAAHAMNETHATNEPQATHEAPEIPEVTEIPEAAELYATAGVNEAPEAFEAPAEASPVLPVAVAETPVPAEAPQIAPEAAEPVAETGQTLVEAAPETLVPAAREADPAPQDVTDATPETPPAPADDHAGPAAPGYDEAEREAVLRVMRERRDIRNGFRSDPIPHDVLLRVLEAAHTAPSVGHSQPWDFVVIRSAETRRTMHELAMRQKDAYAKSLPKGRAKQFKELKIEAILDTPVNIVVTADPTRGGRHTLGRHTQPQMAPYSSALAVENLWLAARAEGLGVGWVSFFDEREMVRTLGLPDHLEVVAYLCVGYVDEFPDEPELMQAGWSKRRPLSWVVHEETYGRRALPGEDPHDLLAETVSNIRPLDAKALGEAWERQKRMTKPAGALGMLEIISAQLSGLSRMCPPPIPEPAAVAIFAGDHGVHAQGVTPWPQEVTAQMVANFLGGGAVCNAFANQVGAEVCVIDVGVASELPATPGLLPRKVRAGTADMTTGPALSREDVKAAIEVGIETARDLVAAGNKALLTGEMGIANTTASAALISVYTGVDPSEVTGRGTGINDETHARKVEVVRRALDLHQPDPADPIGVLAAVGGLEHAAMVGLLLGGASLRTPVILDGVSAGAAALVARAVAPEVLAACIAGHRSAEPGHVAALNKLGLRPLIDLDLRLGEGTGALLALPIVQSAARAMHEVATFDSAGVTEK, translated from the coding sequence ATGACCGACACCGGCCAGGTTCCGGGCGAGGGGCTGCCGGAGAACGCAGGCACGGTGGAACAGCCGGGCGTCCCCGCCCCGGGTGCGTACACCTTCCTCGACCCCTCCGAAACCCCCACCGAAGACGACGATCTGCTGCTGATGCCGGGTTCGCAGGGCGCCTGGGGCGAGCCGCAGGCCGCCCCGATGCCCGCCCCGCACGAGCCGGGCCCCCACGAGACGGCGGGCCGGGACAGCGGCCAGGTCGACCTGAACGGCGTCCGAGTGCCGGGGCCCTCGCCCGCCCCGCACCCCGGGCCCGCGCGTCGCCCGCTGCACATGGGCCCGCCGGTGCCGGACGGCACGGGCAGCCCCGTCCGTTCGCTCGCCGACCGAGGCCCCGCGCACACACCGCCGAACCCCATGCCGGTACGTCAGGCGGGCCCGCCCACCACGGAGCCCGAGTACCTCGACATCCCGCGCGACGAGACGGGCGCCCCGGCGCCGCAGCTCGGTGAGATCCCGCCGCAGGGCGCCGCTCCCTGGGGCGTGCAGGAGCCGCAGCAGGACTTCGAGGCGCCCACCGCGGAGGTCGCACAGGAGCTCGCGCCGGAGGCCGCAGCAGAAACGGTCGTCCCGGACGCCACTCCCGTCGCACCGGCCGCCCCGACGCAGCAGACCGTCGGCGACGCCCCCGTGTTCGCCCCGGCGCCGCAGCAAGCGCAGGACCTGCAGGACCCGCACGCCGCGCAGGCCGAGCAGCCGGCGGAGGCCACGGTGGCCCCGGAGTTCGCCGTCCCCGAGGAGGTGCCGGTGTACGCGGCGGCTCCCGACGCTGTCCTGTTCGCCGAGGAGCAGGCCGCGCCGGCCGAGTACGCCGTCGACTACTCCTCCGCTCCGAACGGTGTGCAGTTCGCGCCGGTCGGGCAGGGCCCCGAGAGCGCCCAGTTCGCGGTGCAGCCCGAGCCGGTGGCCGCCTACGCGGGGCATCAGCAGATGGCCGCGCACCCCGGTGAGCTCCCCGTCGACCCGCACTCCGGCCAGTTCGCCATGGCACCCGAGGCGGTCCAGGGCCGGCATTTCCCGCAGGCTCCCTCCGAGGGTCCGGCGGACCAGGCGGCGCAGCCGCTCGGCCAGTTCGTGCCCGTCGAGGGGACGATCCCGACCACGCCGCACCTCGCGCCGACGCCGCCGCAGCACATGGTCGTGCCGCCGCTGCCGGAACCCGCGGCCGAGTCGCCCGAACAGGCGGCGCCCGCCGCCCCGGCCCCCGTCCTCATCGACGAGGCCCTCGAAACACCCGACGCGGACCAGGTCCCCCAAGCGCAAGAAGCACACGAAGTCCACGTGGTACCCGAGACACATGACGCGCACGCGGTCGACGACGCGGCGCACGCGATGAACGAAACGCACGCGACGAACGAGCCGCAGGCAACGCACGAAGCCCCTGAGATCCCTGAGGTGACTGAGATCCCCGAGGCGGCTGAGCTCTACGCGACCGCCGGGGTGAACGAGGCGCCCGAGGCGTTCGAGGCGCCCGCCGAGGCATCTCCCGTGCTCCCCGTCGCCGTCGCCGAGACCCCCGTCCCGGCCGAAGCGCCGCAGATCGCCCCTGAGGCCGCCGAGCCCGTCGCGGAGACCGGGCAGACGCTCGTGGAGGCTGCGCCGGAGACCCTCGTCCCCGCCGCCCGCGAGGCCGACCCCGCCCCTCAGGACGTGACGGACGCGACCCCCGAGACGCCGCCGGCCCCGGCCGACGACCACGCGGGCCCGGCCGCTCCCGGCTACGACGAGGCCGAGCGCGAGGCCGTCCTGCGAGTCATGCGCGAGCGCCGCGACATCCGTAACGGCTTCCGCAGCGACCCGATCCCGCACGACGTGCTGCTCCGCGTCCTGGAGGCCGCCCACACGGCGCCGTCCGTCGGCCACTCGCAGCCCTGGGACTTCGTCGTCATCCGCTCCGCCGAGACCCGGCGCACGATGCACGAACTGGCCATGCGCCAGAAGGACGCGTACGCCAAGTCCCTGCCCAAGGGCCGCGCGAAGCAGTTCAAGGAACTGAAGATCGAGGCCATCCTCGACACCCCGGTGAACATCGTCGTCACCGCCGACCCGACGCGCGGCGGCCGCCACACCCTCGGCCGCCACACACAGCCGCAGATGGCCCCGTACTCCTCCGCGCTCGCCGTCGAGAACCTGTGGCTCGCGGCCCGCGCCGAAGGTCTCGGCGTCGGCTGGGTCAGCTTCTTCGACGAGCGCGAGATGGTCCGCACCCTCGGCCTGCCCGACCACCTCGAGGTCGTCGCCTACCTCTGCGTGGGCTACGTCGACGAGTTCCCGGACGAGCCCGAGCTGATGCAGGCCGGCTGGTCCAAGCGACGCCCGCTGTCCTGGGTCGTCCACGAGGAGACGTACGGCCGCCGCGCCCTGCCCGGCGAGGACCCGCACGACCTGCTCGCCGAGACCGTCTCCAACATCCGCCCGCTGGACGCCAAGGCGCTCGGCGAGGCGTGGGAGCGGCAGAAGCGGATGACGAAGCCGGCCGGCGCGCTCGGCATGCTGGAGATCATCTCGGCCCAGCTCTCCGGCCTGTCCCGGATGTGCCCGCCCCCGATCCCCGAGCCCGCGGCCGTCGCGATCTTCGCGGGCGACCACGGCGTGCACGCCCAGGGTGTCACCCCGTGGCCGCAGGAGGTCACGGCCCAGATGGTCGCCAACTTCCTGGGCGGCGGCGCGGTCTGCAACGCGTTCGCGAACCAGGTCGGCGCCGAGGTCTGCGTCATCGACGTGGGCGTGGCGAGCGAACTCCCGGCGACCCCGGGCCTGCTGCCCCGTAAGGTCCGGGCCGGCACCGCCGACATGACCACCGGGCCCGCGCTGAGCCGTGAGGACGTCAAGGCGGCCATCGAGGTCGGCATCGAGACGGCCCGTGACCTCGTCGCGGCCGGCAACAAGGCGCTCCTCACCGGCGAGATGGGCATCGCCAACACCACGGCGTCGGCCGCCCTGATCTCGGTCTACACGGGCGTCGACCCGTCCGAGGTGACCGGCCGGGGCACGGGCATCAACGACGAGACCCACGCCCGCAAGGTCGAGGTCGTCCGTCGCGCGCTCGACCTCCACCAGCCGGACCCGGCCGACCCGATCGGCGTCCTCGCCGCGGTCGGCGGCCTGGAGCACGCGGCGATGGTCGGTCTCCTCCTGGGCGGCGCGTCGCTGCGCACCCCGGTGATCCTGGACGGCGTCAGCGCCGGCGCGGCCGCCCTGGTCGCCCGCGCCGTCGCCCCCGAGGTCCTCGCGGCCTGCATCGCCGGCCACCGCAGCGCGGAGCCCGGCCATGTGGCGGCCCTGAACAAGCTGGGCCTGCGCCCCCTGATCGACCTGGACCTCCGCCTCGGAGAGGGCACGGGAGCGCTCCTCGCCCTGCCCATCGTCCAGAGCGCGGCCCGTGCGATGCACGAGGTGGCGACGTTCGACTCGGCGGGCGTCACGGAGAAGTAG
- the cobA gene encoding uroporphyrinogen-III C-methyltransferase, whose product MAAEHPAYPVGLRLTGRRVVVLGGGQVAQRRLPALIAAGADIHLVSPTATPSVEAMADGGELTWSRRPYAEGDLADAWYALIATGDRTANEAASAEAERHRVWCVRSDDADAATAWTPATGRSEGVTVAVLTTDAAGRDPRHTAAVRDAIVEGLRDGTLVAPHHRTRATGVSLVGGGPGDPDLITVRGRRLLAEADVVIADRLGPRDLLDELPPHVEVIDAAKIPYGRYMAQEAINNALIEHAKQGKAVVRLKGGDPYVFGRGMEEAIALEAEGIPYTVVPGISSSISVPGAAGIPVTHRGVAHEFTVVSGHVAPDDERSLVDWPALAKLRGTLVVLMGVDKIGRIAETLIAHGKSAQTPVALVQEGTTAAQRRVDATLETVEEAVRTHEVRPPAVIVIGDVVAVGPRRTA is encoded by the coding sequence ATGGCCGCAGAACACCCCGCGTACCCCGTAGGCCTCCGTCTCACCGGCCGCCGCGTAGTCGTACTCGGCGGCGGCCAGGTCGCCCAGCGCCGCCTCCCGGCCCTCATCGCGGCGGGCGCCGACATCCACCTGGTCTCGCCCACCGCGACGCCCTCGGTGGAGGCCATGGCCGACGGCGGTGAACTCACCTGGTCGCGGCGCCCGTACGCGGAGGGGGACCTGGCCGACGCTTGGTACGCCCTCATCGCCACCGGCGACCGCACCGCGAACGAGGCGGCCTCCGCCGAGGCCGAACGCCACCGCGTCTGGTGCGTCCGCTCCGACGACGCCGACGCGGCCACCGCCTGGACACCGGCCACCGGCCGCTCCGAGGGCGTCACGGTCGCCGTCCTGACCACCGACGCCGCCGGGCGCGACCCCCGCCACACGGCGGCCGTGCGCGACGCGATCGTCGAGGGCCTGCGCGACGGCACGCTCGTCGCCCCGCACCACCGCACCCGCGCCACCGGTGTCTCCCTGGTCGGCGGCGGACCCGGCGACCCCGACCTGATCACCGTGCGCGGCCGCCGTCTCCTCGCCGAGGCGGACGTCGTCATCGCGGACCGGCTCGGCCCCCGCGACCTGCTCGACGAACTCCCGCCGCACGTCGAGGTGATCGACGCGGCGAAGATCCCGTACGGCCGTTACATGGCCCAGGAGGCCATCAACAACGCGCTCATCGAGCACGCCAAGCAGGGCAAGGCCGTCGTACGCCTCAAGGGCGGCGACCCGTACGTCTTCGGCCGCGGCATGGAGGAGGCCATCGCGCTGGAGGCCGAGGGCATTCCGTACACGGTCGTCCCCGGCATCTCCAGCTCGATCTCCGTCCCCGGAGCGGCGGGCATCCCGGTCACCCACCGCGGCGTCGCCCATGAGTTCACCGTGGTCAGCGGCCATGTCGCGCCCGACGACGAGCGCTCGCTCGTCGACTGGCCCGCCCTCGCCAAGCTGCGCGGCACCCTCGTCGTCCTCATGGGCGTCGACAAGATCGGCAGGATCGCCGAGACCCTCATCGCGCACGGCAAGTCCGCGCAGACGCCGGTCGCCCTGGTCCAGGAGGGCACCACCGCCGCCCAGCGCCGCGTGGACGCGACCCTGGAGACGGTCGAGGAGGCCGTCCGCACCCACGAGGTGCGGCCCCCGGCCGTCATCGTCATCGGCGACGTCGTCGCGGTGGGCCCGCGGCGCACCGCCTGA